A window of the Streptomyces sp. NBC_00454 genome harbors these coding sequences:
- a CDS encoding MAB_1171c family putative transporter, whose protein sequence is MTESLVLYVPGAVIATALIVKAPTLRRGWDQPLMRAVCTLLVVGSLAVFLSAPPTIVAVNRLTGVVNFSAPLVYSLLTAFSGACIVLILHWSGPATPAVRRATRLTVAAYGAVTVAIVALFAKGEAPVEQLRAMDTYYANTPWLREMIVCYLSAHTVGSTALTVLCWKWLRRLDPAMRPLRTGLALLMFGGAFDLAFLVVKWTAVVARWRGGDLDYLSTYGAPPLAAAAALLVGAGFIVPLVGGSAPWRDYSRYRRLRPLWAALRGFSPCGMRPVPLTWWSPVGIRLIHRESVIDDGILALVCWFDPAVRAEAYEAARAQGRPERHAALVADAAMLAAACQRRAAAERAGGRGSEAAPGREAPYRLDSRPLTELAREFDASPIVAEVRRQAAGV, encoded by the coding sequence ATGACGGAAAGCCTCGTCCTCTACGTGCCGGGCGCGGTGATCGCCACGGCACTGATCGTCAAGGCCCCGACGTTACGCCGGGGGTGGGACCAGCCCCTCATGCGCGCCGTGTGCACCCTGCTCGTGGTGGGTTCGCTCGCCGTCTTCCTCTCGGCGCCTCCGACCATCGTCGCCGTCAACCGGCTGACCGGGGTCGTCAACTTCTCCGCCCCCCTGGTCTACAGCCTGCTCACCGCCTTCTCGGGCGCCTGCATCGTGCTGATCCTGCACTGGAGCGGCCCCGCGACCCCGGCCGTGCGCCGGGCCACGCGGCTGACCGTGGCCGCGTACGGCGCCGTGACCGTGGCGATCGTCGCCCTGTTCGCCAAGGGCGAGGCACCGGTCGAGCAGCTGAGGGCCATGGACACGTACTACGCCAACACGCCGTGGCTGCGCGAGATGATCGTCTGCTATCTGTCGGCACACACCGTGGGCAGCACCGCGCTCACCGTGCTGTGCTGGAAGTGGCTGCGCCGGCTGGATCCGGCGATGCGGCCGCTGCGCACGGGACTGGCCCTGCTCATGTTCGGCGGAGCGTTCGACCTGGCCTTCCTCGTCGTGAAGTGGACCGCCGTCGTCGCGCGCTGGCGCGGCGGGGACCTGGACTACCTGTCCACCTACGGGGCACCGCCGCTGGCCGCCGCCGCGGCCCTGCTGGTCGGAGCCGGGTTCATCGTGCCGCTGGTCGGCGGATCGGCGCCCTGGCGGGACTACAGCCGCTACCGGCGGCTGCGGCCGCTCTGGGCGGCCCTGCGCGGATTCTCCCCGTGCGGAATGCGGCCCGTGCCGCTGACCTGGTGGTCCCCGGTCGGGATCCGACTGATCCACCGCGAATCGGTGATCGACGACGGGATCCTGGCGCTGGTGTGCTGGTTCGACCCCGCCGTGCGCGCGGAGGCGTACGAGGCCGCGCGCGCCCAGGGCCGGCCCGAGCGGCACGCCGCCCTGGTGGCGGACGCGGCCATGCTCGCGGCCGCCTGCCAGCGCCGGGCGGCGGCCGAACGGGCGGGCGGGCGCGGGAGCGAGGCGGCGCCGGGCCGCGAGGCTCCGTACCGCCTGGACTCGCGGCCGCTGACCGAGCTGGCCCGGGAGTTCGACGCCTCCCCGATCGTCGCCGAGGTCCGCCGCCAGGCCGCGGGGGTCTGA
- a CDS encoding NAD(P)/FAD-dependent oxidoreductase — protein sequence MTQSSPPRHAVVIGGSLAGLLTAAVLAEHATVTIIEADTLPEGPEPRRGLPQARHTHLLWSGGARAIEEILPGITDDWQAAGAFRRSLPSDLVSKTAQGWLPRHGEMQFNISCSRDLLDSVIRSRVIGLAGVTTLQQSRVRALEGGADRITGVRVDTPGEENRLVTADLVVDASGRGSRARTWLEALGVSDLKEAGVDSGLVYATRIFEAPEGAHAMGFPIINVQSDPRVPVPGQTATIVPIENGQWQATLSGTYGGQPTSDPEAFIPFAKGVRDPIVGELLEGKKPLTGVSVTQGTANRRIFFEKAELPDGFFAVGDSVATFNPLYGQGMTVAAQGILAVRTLLRAKGLAHPSIGIEAQRAIAPQVAVAWDLATSQDIKYPGATGMKPRAGAGVLNAYVDRLMTGATTKESLTAALLQVITMNRAPTYWVRPAVVWEVLRASEHGALKAAPLTAAERAVAGLDLDGPAAPEAPAEAAQAAQAAETVDTGTSDPADPVGRAR from the coding sequence ATGACCCAGTCTTCCCCGCCCCGCCACGCCGTCGTCATCGGAGGCAGCCTGGCCGGCCTGCTCACGGCAGCCGTCCTCGCCGAGCACGCGACGGTCACGATCATCGAGGCGGACACCCTGCCGGAAGGCCCGGAGCCGCGCCGCGGACTCCCCCAGGCCCGGCACACCCACCTCCTGTGGTCGGGCGGCGCGCGCGCCATCGAGGAGATCCTGCCCGGGATCACCGATGACTGGCAGGCCGCCGGGGCCTTCCGCCGCAGCCTGCCCAGCGACCTGGTCAGCAAGACCGCCCAGGGCTGGCTGCCGCGCCACGGCGAGATGCAGTTCAACATCTCCTGCAGCCGCGACCTCCTCGACTCGGTGATCCGCTCCCGCGTCATCGGACTGGCCGGGGTCACCACCCTCCAGCAGAGCCGGGTCCGCGCCCTGGAGGGCGGCGCCGACCGGATCACCGGGGTCCGTGTGGACACCCCGGGCGAGGAGAACCGGCTGGTCACCGCCGATCTCGTGGTCGACGCGAGCGGCCGCGGCTCGCGCGCCCGCACCTGGCTGGAGGCGCTCGGCGTGAGCGACCTCAAGGAGGCCGGGGTGGACTCCGGCCTCGTCTACGCGACCCGCATCTTCGAGGCACCCGAAGGCGCCCACGCCATGGGGTTCCCCATCATCAACGTGCAGTCCGACCCGCGGGTGCCCGTACCCGGCCAGACGGCGACGATCGTCCCGATCGAGAACGGCCAGTGGCAGGCCACCCTCTCCGGCACCTACGGCGGCCAGCCCACCTCCGACCCGGAGGCCTTCATCCCCTTCGCCAAGGGGGTCCGCGACCCGATCGTCGGCGAGCTCCTCGAGGGCAAGAAGCCGCTGACCGGCGTCTCCGTCACCCAGGGCACCGCCAACCGCCGGATCTTCTTCGAGAAGGCCGAACTCCCCGACGGCTTCTTCGCCGTCGGGGACTCGGTCGCCACCTTCAACCCGCTCTACGGCCAGGGCATGACGGTCGCCGCCCAGGGCATCCTCGCCGTCCGTACGCTGCTGCGCGCCAAGGGCCTGGCACACCCCTCCATCGGCATCGAGGCGCAGCGCGCCATCGCCCCGCAGGTGGCCGTCGCCTGGGACCTCGCCACCTCGCAGGACATCAAGTACCCGGGTGCCACCGGCATGAAGCCGCGCGCCGGGGCCGGAGTGCTCAACGCGTACGTCGACCGGCTGATGACCGGCGCGACCACCAAGGAATCGCTCACCGCCGCCCTGCTCCAGGTCATCACCATGAACCGGGCGCCCACGTACTGGGTCCGCCCCGCCGTGGTCTGGGAGGTGCTGCGGGCCTCCGAGCACGGCGCCCTGAAGGCGGCTCCGCTGACCGCCGCGGAGCGGGCGGTCGCGGGCCTGGACCTGGACGGCCCGGCCGCGCCGGAAGCGCCCGCCGAGGCCGCCCAGGCCGCCCAGGCCGCCGAGACCGTCGACACCGGGACCTCGGACCCGGCCGACCCCGTCGGACGGGCGCGATGA
- a CDS encoding toxin-antitoxin system, toxin component: protein MRTTRAMRKLGADLVAAARLTPNTEAADIIAKLCGAYGRGRERPVLFRFAAFPPDTASGLWLEMEDRDLLVIEERTRPEHQLVIACHELWHMDEGTCDRHGSGMAVAARLTEGHGSLAELLRSDGGLSSVVRQAAARADREDPAEIRAETFGLHLGLILKTFLPPPREEQVPEAIERIKTSFGWGG, encoded by the coding sequence ATGAGGACCACACGCGCCATGCGCAAGCTCGGCGCCGACCTGGTGGCGGCCGCCCGCCTGACCCCGAACACCGAGGCCGCCGACATCATCGCGAAGCTGTGCGGCGCCTACGGCCGCGGCCGCGAGCGGCCGGTGCTGTTCCGGTTCGCCGCCTTCCCTCCCGACACGGCCAGTGGGCTGTGGCTGGAAATGGAGGACCGCGACCTCCTCGTCATCGAGGAGCGCACCCGGCCCGAGCACCAGCTCGTCATCGCCTGCCACGAGCTGTGGCACATGGACGAGGGCACCTGCGACCGGCACGGCTCCGGCATGGCGGTCGCGGCCCGGCTGACGGAAGGCCACGGCAGCCTGGCGGAGCTGCTGCGCTCCGACGGCGGGCTGAGCTCCGTCGTCCGGCAGGCCGCGGCCCGCGCCGACCGGGAGGATCCGGCGGAGATCCGCGCGGAGACCTTCGGGCTGCACCTCGGACTGATCCTCAAGACGTTCCTTCCACCACCCCGGGAAGAGCAAGTCCCCGAAGCGATCGAGCGCATCAAGACCTCGTTCGGCTGGGGAGGTTGA